In Microbacterium sp. ABRD28, the genomic stretch GGCAGGGACCCATCGACCTCCCCGCGTGCCGCGCCGCGCGCGTCGGTGGTCGCGTGGTCTTCACCGCACGCTGACCGAGCAGTCCTCCCGCCGCTCGGGCGTTCACACGCGGCGACGTAAGCTGGAGGGCATGCGCGCGGCTGACATCGAAGGCGACATCACCCGGGTTCTCGTCACCGAGGAGGAGATCCGCACCAAGCTCGATGAGATCGCGGCGCAGGTCGCCGCGGATTACGCGGGCAAGGACGTGGTCCTCGTCGGGGTGCTCAAGGGCGCGATCATGGTGATGGCGGACTTCTCCCGCGCTCTGCCGGTGTCGTACCCGATGGACTGGATGGCGGTGTCGTCCTATGGCGCCGGAACCCGCTCGAGCGGTGTGGTGCAGATCCGGAAGGACCTCGACACCGACCTGCACGACAAGCACGTGCTGATCGTCGAGGACATCATCGAT encodes the following:
- the hpt gene encoding hypoxanthine phosphoribosyltransferase, encoding MRAADIEGDITRVLVTEEEIRTKLDEIAAQVAADYAGKDVVLVGVLKGAIMVMADFSRALPVSYPMDWMAVSSYGAGTRSSGVVQIRKDLDTDLHDKHVLIVEDIIDSGLTLRWLLDNFASRGVASVEVFALFRKPDAAKVHVDCKYVGFDIPNDFVIGYGLDFAEKYRNLRDVAVLAPHVYA